In Colletotrichum higginsianum IMI 349063 chromosome 3, whole genome shotgun sequence, a genomic segment contains:
- a CDS encoding Benzoate 4-monooxygenase: MAVVELLASPWAPVLLVAGIAVYYLYPYFVTFAQIRDIPAPFPAQFTNLWLLSVVRRGNRYLTVDQVHKKLGPVVRIQPNHVSIADDDAIQTIYGHGNGFLKANFYDAFVSIRRGLFNTRDRHEHTRKRKMVSHTFSAKSISQFEPYMHGNLVLFVKKWDELVKNNPAGATIDCLKWFNYLAFDIIGDLAFGAPFGMLESGADIAEVRESPTSPPIYAPAIEILNRRGEVSATLGILPELKPWAKYLPDPFFSQGLEAVQNLAGIAIARVKARLDNPPDVDRLDLLARLMEGRDEKGEPLCREELTAEALTQLIAGSDTTSNSSCALLFHAARTPGVLEKLQRELDDAIPATCEVPTYDMVKDLPYLAMVINEALRHHSTSGIGLPREIPADSPGVTIRGHYFPPGTVLSVPSYTMHHSKEIWGPDADDFRPERWEAPTARQKNAFIPFSTGPRACVGRNVAEMEMKLIVATWARRYRVELRQDYMETSEGFLRKPLGLDINIKRR; the protein is encoded by the exons ATGGCTGTCGTTGAGCTCCTCGCCTCACCCTGGGCACCGGTCCTGTTGGTGGCAGGCATCGCGGTCTACTATCTCTATCCTTACTTTGTCACGTTCGCCCAGATCCGCGACATACCGGCTCCCTTCCCGGCGCAATTCACCAACTTGTGGCTGCTCTCTGTTGTCCGGCGCGGCAACAGATACCTCACGGTCGACCAAGTCCACAAGAAGCTGGGCCCCGTCGTCCGAATTCAGCCAAACCATGTGAGCattgccgacgacgacgccattCAGACCATCTACGGTCACGGCAACGGCTTTCTGAAAGC CAACTTTTACGATGCCTTCGTCTCCATCCGTCGCGGTCTCTTCAACACCAGGGACCGCCATGAACACACGCGCAAGCGCAAGATGGTCTCGCACACCTTTTCCGCCAAGTCCATCAGCCAGTTCGAGCCGTACATGCACGGGAACCTGGTGCTCTTCGTCAAGAAGTGggacgagctcgtcaagAACAACCCGGCCGGCGCCACCATTGACTGCCTGAAGTGGTTCAACTACCTGGCGttcgacatcatcggcgATCTCGCCTTCGGCGCGCCCTTTGGCATGCTCGAGTCCGGcgccgacatcgccgaggtCCGCGAGTCGCCCACCAGCCCGCCCATCTACGCGCCCGCCATCGAGATCCTGAACAGGAGAGGCGAGgtctcggcgacgttggGAATCCTGCCCGAGCTGAAGCCATGGGCAAAGTACCTCCCGGACCCCTTCTTCAGCCAGGGCCTGGAGGCCGTGCAGAACCTCGCgggcatcgccatcgcccggGTCAAGGCCAGGCTGGACAACCCGCCCGACGTTGACCGTCTGGACCTGCTGGCGCGTCTGATGGAGGGGCGTGACGAGAAGGGGGAGCCCCTGTGCCGGGAAGAGCTcacggccgaggcgctgACCCAGCTGATCGCCGGGAGCGACACGACGTCCAACTCGTCCTGCGCGCTGCTGTTCCACGCGGCGCGAACCCCCGGCGtgctcgagaagctgcaaagggagctcgacgacgccatccCCGCCACCTGCGAGGTGCCGACCTACGACATGGTCAAGGACCTGCCCTACCTCGCCATGGTCATCAACGAGGCCCTCCGCCACCACTCCACCTCGGGCATCGGCCTCCCGCGCGAGATCCCGGCCGACTCGCCTGGCGTGACGATCCGCGGCCACTACTTCCCGCCCGGCACGGTCCTCAGCGTGCCGTCGTACACGATGCACCACTCCAAGGAGATCTGGGGcccggacgccgacgacttcCGCCCGGAGAGGTGGgaggcgccgacggcgaggcagAAGAACGCCTTCATCCCCTTCAGCACGgggccgagggcctgcgtGGGGAGGAAcgtggccgagatggagatgaagCTGATCGTGGCGACGTGGGCGAGGAGGTACCGCGTCGAGCTGCGGCAGGATTACATGGAGACGAGCGAAGGCTTCCTGAGGAAGCCCCTGGGATTGGATATCAACATCAAGAGACGGTAG